CGCCAGACGTCTCGGCGAATGGCAGACGCCGCCATCGAGAAGCAGCACCGCCACCGCTGCTGTCGCGCGCCGTCGCCATAGGCCTCGAGGGTGTCTCGTGCCCAGAGAGGGTGACAGAGCGGGCGAGGGTCCTGTCGTCCGAACACGGCCGCCACACCGGCCGCGTCGAAGCCAGAGAGCAGGGCTCCCAGCCAGTTCCGCCCGATGGGCGTGCAATCGGCGTTCACGAATGTCACGATGTCTCCCTCAGAGCGATGCATCGCCTCGTTCAGAACACGACCGGGCACGTAGGCGCCCTCGGGAACGTCGATGATGGTTGCGCCGTGGGCCGCTGCGGCGTCGCGGGAGCCGTCTGTCGACGCATTGTCGAAGACGAGGAGCCGATGCCGCACGTGCTGGGCTGAGAGTGCGGCGAGGGTGTCGCGTATCAGGGGCATGTCGTTGCGCGCGCGCATCACCACGAAAGGGAGCGCCATCAGCACACCTCTTCGGGGCGTAGGGAGGCGATGATGTCGTGCTGCATGACGGCGTACAGATCGTCGAGACGCCGAGGCGTCGGGGCTGGCGTAACGTTGGTGGCGAAGGTCGCGCGTGCGGTTTCGTGCCCAGGCGCGTAGCCGTGCATGCCCGCCACTGGCGTCTCTCCCATGTAGCTGGGGCAGAGCAGCACGCCCGGATCGAGGAGAAAGAACAGATCGCCGTAGCGACGATCATCGAAGTCCACCTCCCAGGCACGCAGCTGCGCGTCAGTGACGATGTGTCCGCGTGGCTCGGTCTGCAGCACTTCGGTGATGGCGTCACGCCCTCGTTCGGTCAGGAACCAGAAGCGCGCCATCGTGGCATCGTACATGGCCGCGTAGTCGACGCCGAAGCCGAGTCTGAGCCGCTCGATGCGTGAGACGAGGTCGCACGTGTTGTGAACATCGGTCATCCCGTGGTCGCTGAACAGGAAGACGCGAGGCTCGTACCAGCGCCGGGCCATGGCCAGTACGCGAGACAGCTGGGTCTCGTACCACGAGAGATGCTGCTGCACGGCATTCGATGCGGTTCCATGGGCATGTAGCAGGGAGTCGAGGGCGGCGAGATAGAGGTAGGCGAATCGCGGGCGGCCGCCATCGAGGGCGTCGATGAGGTGCTCCACGTTGCGCTCTTCGGAAGCGCGCCAGTCCGACAGGAAGAAGGGGATGTTCTCGTGGCGCAGCCAGTCGAAGATGGTGGGGGCTCCCCCCACAATGCCGCCGGGCTGATAGATGTCTTTCTTCTCGAGGTAATCGAAGAGGTGAATTCGATCAAAGGGGAGGTTGTACAGCTGGAAGTACCCGGTGAACCCCCTCTGACGTGCGACCCAGCGGCTCAGGAGACGTCGCACCCGGCTTCTGCTGGTGAGGGTCTTCGGCAGCGCCGCGAGCATGGTCATATCGGTGAACGGTGACCGTTCGGGCGCATACGACCAGAAGGCAAGATGGCCGTGATCGCGTGGCATCTTGCCTGTGAGGATCGTCGGGCCGCAGGTGCAGCTGTAGCCGAACACGGTTTCAATCGGTGTTCGTATCGGCAGGGCGTCTTGCAGGAACGGTCGGTTGCGCACGATCTCCCAGCCCAGTGCGTCGATGAACACGCACAGCGTGAGTGGAGGTTTACGTGATGCGATCATGACGGGAATCCTCCGGTGAGTAAGGGGTGAGGGGTGCATTCACGCTACCCGCGTCTGTTCGCCGGCAAACCGCTGCGACGGATTCAAAGCCGGTTTTCGCGGGCGCAGATGGGGAATCTGCCTCAGTGCCGGCTGTTCTTTCGCCGAGCACCCGCGTCGGGGGAGAGCCTCTCATGACCTTACAGTCAGCACCCGATTTTCGGCTTCTCGGGGTTCGCATCGACAACATGCCCATGCGCCAGGCGCTGGCCGAGATCGTGTCGACGGCGGCGAGCGAGGGCACGCCGCCGTGTCAGATGGCGTTTGTGAACGCGCACTGTCTCAACGTCGCCGCGCGCGACCGTCGATACAGGGAGGTCTTGAACGGTGCGCGACGGGTGTTCGCCGACGGGGTCGGCGTTCGGGTCGGGGCGCGCGCGCTGGGAGTTCGGGTGCGCGAGAACGTGAACGGCACCGATCTGTTTCCCAGGCTGTGTCACGCCCTCGAGGCGGTCGACGTGGGCGTGTTCCTGCTCGGAGCGTCGCCACGAGCGGTGCAGGGAACGGCAGACTGGATCATGCACGCCCACCCACGCCTTCGCCTCGCGGGTGTCCATCATGGCTTCTTCTCGAGGGGCGAGAGCGATGCCGTGGCAGATGAGATACGGCGATCTGGCGCAAAGCTGCTCCTTGTCGCGATGGGCGTGCCGATGCAGGAGCTGTGGATCGATGCGCATCTGCGTCGCGCAGGCGTGCGTGTTGCGCTGGGCGTGGGGGCGCTGTTCGATTTCTACTCGGCATCGGTTCCCCGCGCGCCCGGGTGGATGCGCGCGCACGCACTCGAGTGGGTCTGGCGTCTCGGTCTCGAACCGCGGCGCATGTGGCGCCGGTATGTGCTCGGCAACCCACGGTTCCTGCTGCGCGTTGCGGGGCAGGCCTTGACGAGACGTTTTCAGCACGAAGGCTGAGAGGTTGTCGGGAGAGGGGGCGTCAGACAGGCGGCGCTTTTTTTTCTTTCAGCGACAGCGTCTCTTGCGAACGGGTTCAGCATTGAATGCGATTGGCTGCAAAGCAAGGCCGGATGGGCGTGAGCGCGTTTCACAGCGTTGACGGCGCGCGAACCCTCTGGTAGATTCCGGACGTGACGGTGAGCGCCGCGCCTCGCGCGGTGGCTTGTTGCACAGGGGCGCGCAGCGTCACGCTGGTTCGTGAGGGCGGCGCGCGGCAGCACATTCGTTGCGAGGTCTTCTGATCTCTCGATTTCGGGGATGTGCCGTTCAAGGGGATCGCTGGGGAAATCTACCTGCCTGGCCTTGCTGTTCCGTTTTCTGGAAACTCTTTCCGGGATCGGATAGCGGGCTTGCGGAAAGGTCGTGTCATACGATGTCCCGGTTCTTCATGTCGGAACCCTCGGGGAGGGCCGCCCGTTGGCGCCTCTCCCTGGCTGTCTCCCTCGTTCTCGCTACGCTCCTGCCCGGTTGCGGTGGTGGCGGATCTGCTTCGACCGGATCCGCTGGCAATCCACTGGCGGGGAGCGCAACGTCAACCTCTGGCGGGGTCTCATCGACGAAAGCCGATGTGCGCCTCTCTGCTCATACCCCTGGCGCGTCGGCCTCGAAACTGCAGTCGACGGCGCCCGCATCTCAGGCACCTGCTGAGGTGTCTCTCGACGTGCCGCCTGTTGGCTACAACGCCCTGAAGATCGTCTCTCCCACCATGCTCGAGCTCACGCTCGTCAACACCGCGCCCAGCGTGGGGGCGGCGCCCACCAGCTGGAACTTCGTCTCGGGTGGAACCGCCACGCTGCCTTCCGCGAGCGCGTTCGTCGTGACGGTGGGCGGCCAGACCGTTCCGGTTTCGACGGTGGGCTTCAAGCGCCGCCCGCTGTATGCACCGGATCGGGTGTACGATCTGCGCATCGGCAACTACCTCTACCTGCAGCTGTCGACGCCCATCAGCGATGGCGCGGCGGTGAGCGTCACCAATCCGGGGAACACGCTGTGGCCGTCGACCATGCTCTGGCAGGCTTCCGCGGCGCCCACCCGCTACAGCCCGGTGGTTCACGTCAACCAGGAAGGCTACGTGCCGGCTTTTGCAAAGAAGGCCACGGTCAGCTATTTCCTGGGCAGCCTGGGCGAGCTGAACATCCCGTCGACCACATTCCAGGTGCTCGACATGAGCGGACAGAGCGTGTTCTCGGGCACGCTCACGGCGCGGCCGGAACAGGGGCTGTCCACCACACCGCCGCTGTACCAGAAGGTGTATGTTGCCGATTTCACGGCATTCAAGACACCGGGTCAGTACCGCCTGTTCGTTCCGGGACTGGGCGCGAGCTATCCGTTTCGCATCGATGACGGCCTGGCGGGAGACTTCGCGCGTGCGTACGCGCTCGGTCTCTACCACAAGCGCTGCGGCACCACCAACGCACTGCCGTTCACGCGGTTCGTGCACGGGGCGTGCCACATCCTCGCGGCGCAGATCCCCACGCTCGATCCGATCTTCGCGAACACCCAGTCGTTCCTGAGCGCCTTCGTGTCGGTGGCTTCTGACGCGTATCAGACCGCGCAGAAGATGACGGATACCTCGAAGTCATTGTACCCGTTCGTCAACTCGGGCACGCAAGATGTGCACGGCGGACACCACGATGCAGGCGACTACAGCAAGTACGCCATCGACGTGGCACAGCTGGCGCACCATCTGCTGTTCGCGGCCGATAACTTCGCCGGCGTGGCCCAGCTCGACAATCTCGGGATTCCCGAGAGCGGCGACGGGCAGAGCGACATCCTGCAGGAAGCCATGTGGGAGGCCGACTACCTCGTACGCAACCAGGATGCCGACGGGGGCTTCTACTTCCTCACCTATCCGCGCGACATGAAGTACGAGTACAACATGCTGCCGGATGACGGCATCGTACAGGTGACCTATCCCAAGAACACCAGCGCCACTGCCGCCTGCACCGCGGCCCTGGCCGAGATGGGCTCGTCGCCGCTGGTGAAGGCTCAGTTCCCCACGAAGGCGGCGGCCTACATGGCGGCGGCCAACAAGGGGTGGACCTTCCTCAACAATGCCTGGGCGAAGTACGGTCGCCAGGGCGCCTATCAGACCGTGACCTTCTACGGCCTGGTGTTCAGCGACAAGGACGAGATCGCGTGGTGCGAGGCGGCCATGTACGCGGCCACCAACGACCCGAGCATCTTTGCGATGCTGAAGGCCGACATGCCGGATCCGGCGTCGTCGACGCTCAGCCGCTGGGGCTGGTGGAGGCTGTTCGAGGGATACGGGTGCGCCATTCGCGACATCGCGTTCGCGGTGAAGAGCGGTCGCCTCCCCTCGGTCGACGCCACCTATCTTGCGGCTTGCCAGGGCCAGGTCGCGGCGGGTGGACAGGACCAGCTCGGATTCACCAATGCGAGCGCCTTCGGCGTGGCCTACGCCTCGGCAGACAAGCGATATGGAAACGCGGCGTGGTACTGCGCGGGCGATCGTGCCTTCGACATGGTCGTGGCCTACCAGCTCAACCCGTCGCAGGCGCTGCTCGACGCCATCGTGAGCAACGTCGACTACGAGCATGGCAACAACCCCGTGAACGAGTCGTTCATCACGGGCTGCGGGTGGCAGCGACGTCGTGAGATGGTCGATCAGTACTCGAAGAACGATCGGCGCCAGCTACCGGCCTCCGGCGTTCCCATCGGCATTCTCACCAACGTGATGCCGGTGCTGAGCACCTACGGCACCTCGCTTCGCGATCTGACCTACCCGGCCGACAGCAGCACCACGCCGGGGTACGGCATCTACGATCGCCTGACAGACACCTGGAACGTACAGACCGAGATCGTCACCAGCCTCGCGGCAAGTGGTCTCGCATCGGAGGCGTTCCTCATGACCCTCACGCCGGTGAAGAGCCAGGCCTGGAAGGCCCCTTCGGCCAGCATCTCGCTGTCCGGAGCGGCGGCGATCAACACGCCCGTCACGGCGACGTTGAGCGTTCCCGGTCTCGACCTCTCGACGGCGAGTCGCATCGTGTGGGAGGCGGCAGGGCAGCAGCCCATCTTCGGGGGCGCCAGCATGACCTACGCACCCACCGCGTCAGGCGCAGCCTGGGTTGAGGCCGAGGTTCAGTGGCCGGATGGCCGGCGCGCGTTCGCGTCGCTCGACTTCTCGGTCTCGTC
This region of Pseudomonadota bacterium genomic DNA includes:
- a CDS encoding glycosyltransferase; the protein is MALPFVVMRARNDMPLIRDTLAALSAQHVRHRLLVFDNASTDGSRDAAAAHGATIIDVPEGAYVPGRVLNEAMHRSEGDIVTFVNADCTPIGRNWLGALLSGFDAAGVAAVFGRQDPRPLCHPLWARDTLEAYGDGARQQRWRCCFSMAASAIRRDVWRWLPFDEALCYSEDIDWTWRARQRGFSIRYAAEARATHSHNYTPGQLYRRQHGEGKAEAHIFTWSRWRRSLIRYAVLPYARQVVADLAWCIRERRLDAAAAAPLLRLIATTGRWRGFIEGLREESSREIRTTRNA
- a CDS encoding WecB/TagA/CpsF family glycosyltransferase, which translates into the protein MTLQSAPDFRLLGVRIDNMPMRQALAEIVSTAASEGTPPCQMAFVNAHCLNVAARDRRYREVLNGARRVFADGVGVRVGARALGVRVRENVNGTDLFPRLCHALEAVDVGVFLLGASPRAVQGTADWIMHAHPRLRLAGVHHGFFSRGESDAVADEIRRSGAKLLLVAMGVPMQELWIDAHLRRAGVRVALGVGALFDFYSASVPRAPGWMRAHALEWVWRLGLEPRRMWRRYVLGNPRFLLRVAGQALTRRFQHEG
- a CDS encoding glycoside hydrolase family 9, which translates into the protein MSRFFMSEPSGRAARWRLSLAVSLVLATLLPGCGGGGSASTGSAGNPLAGSATSTSGGVSSTKADVRLSAHTPGASASKLQSTAPASQAPAEVSLDVPPVGYNALKIVSPTMLELTLVNTAPSVGAAPTSWNFVSGGTATLPSASAFVVTVGGQTVPVSTVGFKRRPLYAPDRVYDLRIGNYLYLQLSTPISDGAAVSVTNPGNTLWPSTMLWQASAAPTRYSPVVHVNQEGYVPAFAKKATVSYFLGSLGELNIPSTTFQVLDMSGQSVFSGTLTARPEQGLSTTPPLYQKVYVADFTAFKTPGQYRLFVPGLGASYPFRIDDGLAGDFARAYALGLYHKRCGTTNALPFTRFVHGACHILAAQIPTLDPIFANTQSFLSAFVSVASDAYQTAQKMTDTSKSLYPFVNSGTQDVHGGHHDAGDYSKYAIDVAQLAHHLLFAADNFAGVAQLDNLGIPESGDGQSDILQEAMWEADYLVRNQDADGGFYFLTYPRDMKYEYNMLPDDGIVQVTYPKNTSATAACTAALAEMGSSPLVKAQFPTKAAAYMAAANKGWTFLNNAWAKYGRQGAYQTVTFYGLVFSDKDEIAWCEAAMYAATNDPSIFAMLKADMPDPASSTLSRWGWWRLFEGYGCAIRDIAFAVKSGRLPSVDATYLAACQGQVAAGGQDQLGFTNASAFGVAYASADKRYGNAAWYCAGDRAFDMVVAYQLNPSQALLDAIVSNVDYEHGNNPVNESFITGCGWQRRREMVDQYSKNDRRQLPASGVPIGILTNVMPVLSTYGTSLRDLTYPADSSTTPGYGIYDRLTDTWNVQTEIVTSLAASGLASEAFLMTLTPVKSQAWKAPSASISLSGAAAINTPVTATLSVPGLDLSTASRIVWEAAGQQPIFGGASMTYAPTASGAAWVEAEVQWPDGRRAFASLDFSVSSTSPSPTPTPTPTPTPTPTPTPTPTPTPTPTPTPTPAYADAYAESVADPLVDHLPGERVDRLHRER